In one window of Escherichia coli DSM 30083 = JCM 1649 = ATCC 11775 DNA:
- the yfdQ gene encoding YfdQ family protein produces the protein MSQNLDATAINQIHALISAQGVNEIISKIGADAVALPENFRIHDLEKFNLNRFRFRGALSTASIDDFTRYSKDLADEGTRCFIDADNMRAVSVLNLGTIDEPGHADNTATLKLKKTAPFSALLSVNGERNSQKSLAEWIEDWADYLVGFDANGDAIQATKAAAAVRKITIEANQTADFEDNDFSGKRSLMESVEAKTKDIMPVAFEFKCVPFEGLKERPFKLRLSIITGDRPVLVLRIIQLEAVQEEMANEFRDLLVEKFKDSKVETFIGTFTA, from the coding sequence ATGTCTCAGAACTTAGACGCAACCGCAATTAATCAAATCCATGCCCTTATTTCTGCTCAGGGTGTTAATGAAATTATCAGTAAGATTGGTGCCGACGCAGTGGCATTACCTGAAAATTTCCGCATTCATGATCTGGAAAAATTTAATTTAAATCGCTTCCGTTTCCGTGGTGCGCTTTCCACTGCCAGCATCGATGACTTTACCCGTTATTCTAAAGATCTTGCGGATGAAGGCACCCGCTGCTTTATCGATGCCGATAATATGCGTGCCGTCAGTGTGCTTAACCTGGGTACTATTGATGAGCCTGGTCACGCAGATAACACCGCCACTCTCAAACTGAAAAAGACAGCACCGTTCTCTGCTCTGTTGTCTGTTAACGGCGAGCGTAACTCCCAGAAGTCACTGGCAGAATGGATTGAAGACTGGGCCGACTACCTTGTGGGCTTTGATGCTAATGGTGATGCCATTCAGGCAACAAAAGCGGCTGCGGCAGTCCGTAAAATCACGATTGAAGCAAACCAGACCGCTGATTTTGAAGACAATGACTTCAGCGGCAAACGCTCCCTGATGGAGTCTGTCGAAGCGAAGACCAAAGATATTATGCCAGTGGCATTTGAATTTAAATGCGTTCCGTTTGAAGGCCTGAAAGAACGTCCGTTTAAATTACGCCTCAGCATTATCACTGGCGATCGTCCTGTACTGGTTCTGCGCATTATTCAGCTGGAAGCAGTGCAGGAAGAAATGGCTAACGAATTTCGTGATCTGCTTGTTGAGAAATTCAAGGACAGCAAAGTAGAAACCTTTATTGGTACTTTTACCGCCTGA
- the yfdR gene encoding 5'-deoxynucleotidase, whose amino-acid sequence MSFIKTFSGKHFYYDRINKDDIVINDIAVSLSNICRFAGHLSHFYSVAQHAVLCSQLVPQEFAFEALMHDATEAYCQDIPAPLKRLLPDYKRMEEKIDAVIREKYGLPPVMSTPVKYADLIMLATERRDLGLDDGSFWPVLEGIPATEMFKVIPLSPGHTYGMFMERFKELTES is encoded by the coding sequence ATGTCATTTATTAAAACTTTTTCCGGGAAGCATTTTTATTATGACAGGATAAATAAAGACGACATCGTTATTAACGATATCGCGGTTTCTCTTTCAAATATCTGTCGCTTTGCAGGACATCTTTCACATTTCTACAGCGTCGCCCAACATGCGGTGCTTTGCAGCCAACTGGTACCGCAGGAATTTGCTTTTGAAGCGTTAATGCATGATGCAACAGAAGCGTATTGCCAGGACATCCCGGCGCCACTGAAACGCCTTCTTCCTGACTATAAACGGATGGAAGAAAAAATAGACGCCGTAATCCGTGAGAAATACGGGTTACCCCCGGTTATGAGTACGCCCGTGAAATATGCCGATCTCATCATGCTGGCAACCGAACGCCGCGATCTCGGGCTTGATGATGGCTCTTTCTGGCCCGTACTGGAAGGTATCCCGGCAACAGAGATGTTCAAAGTTATTCCACTGTCGCCAGGCCATACCTATGGGATGTTTATGGAACGCTTTAAAGAGTTAACTGAGTCGTAA
- the yfdP gene encoding protein YfdP, whose translation MASERSTNVQEFIGELDGGVFETKIGAVLSEVASGVMNTKTKGKVSLNLEIEPFDENRVKIKHKLSYVRPTNRGKISEEDTTETPMYVNRGGRLTILQEDQGQLLTLAGEPDGKLRAAGH comes from the coding sequence ATGGCTAGCGAACGCAGTACCAACGTGCAGGAATTTATCGGGGAGCTGGACGGCGGCGTATTTGAAACCAAAATCGGCGCAGTTCTCAGTGAAGTCGCTTCCGGTGTGATGAACACGAAAACCAAAGGTAAGGTCTCGCTCAACCTGGAAATCGAACCGTTTGATGAGAACCGTGTGAAAATAAAACACAAACTCTCATATGTTCGTCCGACTAACCGCGGGAAAATTTCCGAAGAAGACACCACCGAAACGCCGATGTATGTCAATCGCGGTGGTCGCCTGACTATTCTGCAGGAAGACCAGGGACAATTACTGACTCTTGCCGGTGAACCTGACGGAAAACTCCGCGCAGCAGGTCATTAA